A single region of the Stenotrophomonas sp. Marseille-Q4652 genome encodes:
- a CDS encoding DUF932 domain-containing protein, producing MQLASRFASRSPVLRSERPLSDDQIRAVAPSIYAEAPHESRSERYSYIPTATVLQELRGEGFEPFMVTQTRVRHDDRRDYTKHMIRLRHASQINGREANEIILLNSHDGTSSYQMLAGMFRFVCSNGLVCGDTVADVRVPHKGDVAAQVIEGAYEVLHGFDRAQESRDAMRAITLDAGESEVFARAALALKYDEDKPAPITESQILMPRRHDDDRRDLWSVFNRTQENLTKGGLSGRSANGRRQQTRPVQGIDQNVRLNRSLWLLADGLRQLKA from the coding sequence ATGCAACTCGCATCCCGCTTCGCTTCCCGTTCCCCGGTGCTGCGTTCGGAACGTCCCTTGTCCGATGACCAAATCCGGGCCGTGGCCCCGTCCATCTACGCGGAAGCCCCGCACGAAAGCCGCTCCGAGCGGTACAGCTACATCCCCACCGCCACCGTGCTGCAAGAACTGCGCGGGGAAGGCTTCGAGCCTTTCATGGTGACGCAAACCCGCGTGCGCCACGACGACCGCCGTGACTACACCAAGCACATGATCCGGCTGCGCCACGCCAGCCAGATCAACGGCCGCGAGGCCAACGAAATCATCCTGCTGAACTCCCATGACGGCACCAGCAGCTATCAGATGCTGGCCGGGATGTTCCGCTTTGTTTGCAGCAATGGCCTTGTCTGCGGTGACACCGTGGCCGACGTGCGCGTACCGCACAAGGGCGACGTGGCGGCGCAGGTGATCGAAGGCGCTTACGAAGTCCTGCACGGCTTCGACCGGGCGCAGGAATCGCGCGATGCCATGCGCGCGATCACGCTGGACGCCGGGGAATCGGAAGTGTTCGCCCGCGCTGCGCTGGCGTTGAAGTACGACGAGGACAAGCCCGCGCCCATCACGGAATCGCAAATCCTGATGCCGCGCCGCCATGACGACGACCGCCGCGACCTGTGGAGTGTGTTCAACCGCACGCAGGAGAACTTGACCAAGGGCGGACTGTCCGGGCGAAGCGCCAACGGACGCCGCCAGCAAACCCGCCCCGTTCAAGGCATTGATCAAAACGTGCGCCTGAACCGCTCCCTGTGGCTGCTGGCCGATGGCCTGCGCCAGTTGAAAGCCTGA